Genomic segment of Gilliamella apis:
TGAACATCAACTAATGTCGATTGCCTTAAATAGTATGACAAAGTTTAAAACCCGTATTCTTCCTCAATTAATCAATTATCAAAAAGCGAACGGGGTATTACCTAAACATTTAGTATTCTCTTTTGCGGCATTAATTGCTTTTTATCGTGGAGTGCGTAATGAGCAAAGTTACCCATTACAAGATGATGCAATTTGGTTACAACGCTTTAATAGTAGTTGGACAGCGATTGCTGAGGGTAAAAGTTCATTAGAAGATTTAGTTCATGTTGTATTAGGTGATATAGCCCATTGGCAGCACGATCTACTAAGTATCCCACAATTAGCACAAACATTAACACAGTATTTAACGATCATAATTGACGATGGTATGCGTCAAGCAATTGAAAAATGTATTGCTGGCAGCAAATAGTATGAGTGATTCAATGATTAAATTTATAAAAATTAATAATAAAGATAATGTTGGGGTAGCATTATCTGATTTAGAAGCACATGAAGAAAATATTGTCGTAGATGGTTTGGTCATTGACCTAAAAGAACCAGTTAAACAAGGGCATAAATTTGCCCTTAACGATATTGAGCAAAATGATAATATTATTAAATATGGCTTACCAATTGGTCACGCTACTCGCTTTATTAAGGCTGGTGAGCATATTCATTCACATAATTTGAAAACCAATTTAAGTGATATTAATGATTATCAATATCAACCTCGTTTATCTAAAAACGATCTGTTACATGAGATAGCTGATAAAGAAGTACAGATCTATCGACGTAACAATGGTGAAGTAGGTATCCGTAATGAACTTTGGATTATTCCAACTGTCACTTGTATTAATGGTATCGCCGAACAAATTGTTAAACAATTTTGTGATGAGTTAAATAATCAATTAGATATCGACGGTATTACAGTACTTGAACATCCTTATGGTTGCTCTCAATTAGGACAAGATCATCAAAATACTAAAACTATATTACAAAATTTAGTTAAACATCCTAATGCGGGCGCTGTATTGGTAATAGGGCTTGGTTGTGAAAATAACCAAGTTTCTGAGTTTAAGGCAGATTTAGGTGAGTATGATCAATCTCGAGTTAGATTTTTAATTGCTCAGCAAGAAACCGATGAAGTGGAAGCTGCATTGGTTCACTTAAGAGATCTTTATGCGATTATGAAACAAGATAAACGCCAAATAGGGCGCTTAAGTGAATTGAAATTTGGTTTGGAGTGCGGTGGTTCAGATGGTTTTTCTGGCATTACAGCCAATCCAATGCTCGGTCTTTTTTCTGACTATATTGTTGCTCATGGTGGTACTAGTGTACTAACGGAAGTGCCAGAAATGTTTGGTGCTGAAAATATCTTGATGTCACATTGTGTTGATGAATCTACTTTCGATAAAACCGTCGATATGATAAATGACTTTAAACAGTATTTTATTTCAAATAATCAACCTATCTATGAAAATCCTTCGCCTGGTAACAAGGCTGGTGGGATTACAACCTTAGAAGAAAAGTCTCTGGGATGTACCCAAAAAGCGGGCGGCAGTGAAGTTATAGATGTCCTTAAATATGGTCAAATGTTAACTAAACATGGCCTGAATTTACTAAGTGCACCAGGTAATGACGCTGTAGCTACTGGGGCTTTATCGGCTGCTGGATGTCATATGGTTCTTTTCACTACGGGAAGAGGTACGCCTTATGGTGGAATTGTGCCAACAGTGAAAATTGCAACTAATACCCAATTGGCCGACAAGAAAACCAATTGGATTGATTTTAATGCCGGTAAGCTTATACAAGGCGTGTCCATGCAATCTTTGTTGCTAGAGTTTATTGAGCATATTGCTCTGATCGCTAGTGGCGAAAAAACTCGAAACGAAATCAATAATTTCAGGAATTTAGCCATCTTAAAAAGCGGCGTAACTCTCTAGGCATAAATTCAATAGTTAATACCTATGACATTAAGTCCTTCGGGACTTAATGCGGGGCCCCTTTTTTTTAAAATAATATAGGTATCTTTTATGAACGAAAAAAAAGAGAATAAAATTACATGGTTAGTAAGATTCTCATATGGTAGTGGTAATTTAATAGGTAGTGGAGCATTAGCGATTAGCGGTGCTTGGTTACTCTATTTTTATACCACTTTTTGTGGATTAAGTGTGGTACAAGCTGCACTAATTTTTTCAATTGCCACTTATCTTGATGTCATTCTCAATCCATTGATGGGCTTTATTACTGATAATTTTTATCAAACTAAAATAGGTCAACGATTTGGACGACGTCGATTCTTTATTTTGATAGGCATTCCTCTAATGGTTATTTATCCTATGCTATGGATCGATGGTATGGGATTTTGGTATTACCTCATAACGTATATTTTATTTGAGATTATTTATACCAGTATTATGATTCCATTTAATACATTACCGGTTGAAATGACCGCTAACTTTTCGGAGCGTACTTATTTAACTGGTTCGAAAGCGATGTTTGGTAAAGTAGCGAACTTCTTGGGGGCGGCAATTCCCGGTGTATTTTTTTATTTTTATAGTAAAGAATCGGCAACCCCATTTTTATTAACCGGAATCACCTATGCAACTATTATGATGTTAGCGTTAATTTTGTTGTATTGTAATAGCTGGGAAAAACCTAAAGATGAAGTAAAAGATGAGTCAGTTCATAGCTTTTTTGAGGCTATCAAAAAGCTGTTTATTGATATTCTATCCACCTTCCGTATTAAAACATTTAGAACGCATTTAGGCATGTATCTATTTGGTTTTGGTGCTGAATGGTTATTTACAGCGGTATTTACCTATTTCATTGTTTTTAGTCTCGGTGAACCACGTTCATTTGTTGCTTCAATGAATTCATTAAGTAGTATTTGCCAGTTAGTTTCCACTGCCTTTTTTATGATGTATTGTGCCAAAAAAGGCTTTAAAAAACCTTTTATTATCGCTCTATTAATTGTTGTCTCATCAATGATAGGTTATGTCGGTATCTATTACTTTAATCTACCACATATTACTTGGCTTGTAGTGGGTATTACCATTTGGTTTGGTTTAGGAACCGGCGGTGTTTACTATATTCCTTGGAGTGTATATGTATTTTTGGCGGATGTAGATGAGGTTGTAACCAATAGACGTCGAGAAGGGGTTTATGCTGGAGCGATGACCATGGCGGGTAAATTAGTTAGAGCTTCAATTGTGTTTGTTCTTGGCATGATATTAAGTGCATATGGGTTTGAATCGAAATCTCATATTCAGCCACAAAGTGCGATTGATGCAATTAATGGCATTATTTTGTATGGTGTTATTGGCATGGCTTTAATTGGTGCATTCTTTGCATGGCGAATGAAACTTGATCATGCTACTCATTCTATCATTATTAATGAAGTTGCCCGTATCCGACAAGGAGGCAAAATGGAAGATGTTAGTCCTGAAACTCGCAAAGTGGTTGAGGAATTATCTGGCATCAATTATGAAAAATGTTTTGGTAATAATAATATTGGTTTCAAACAAAAAACGACTAAAACGGAATAAATTCTTAATCAGGATCAGCTGTGCTGATCCTAAAGTTTAAAGTAACAAAGCAAATATTTAAGCCACATTAAATGGGGTATATTTGCCAAAATATCTAGGACAAACTTATGACGATTCTCTCTATAACAGATTTTGGTGCTATTGGTGATGGAAAATCAATAAATACCTTAGCGTTTGAAAAAGCAATTCAACATATTGACCAATTAGGCGGTGGAACATTAGTTATTCCAGTTGGTATCTATTTTACTGGTGCAATCAGACTTTGTAGCAACTTAACCTTAGTTGTTGAACAAGGGGCAACTTTATTATTTTCTGATGATGAAAAAGATTATCCGGTGGTTAATTCTCGTTGGGAAGGGGTTAAGCAAGATGTGTATATGCCTTGTATTTACGGACACAATATCAAAAATGTGGTTATCACCGGAAATGGTAAGATCGATGGTAATGGACAAAAATGGTGGCATACATTCCGTCATGAACGAAGCAATCTCAAATATCCACGACCTTATTTAATTGGTTTTGATTTTTGTGAACGAGTGACTATTGAGAAAGTATTTCTGACTCAATCACCTAGTTGGACCGTTCATCCAATGGAATCGAATAATGTTGTTGTCGATAATATTTCGATTCTTAACCCTGCTGATTCACCTAATACCGATGGAATTAATCCTGAATCTTGTCGTAATGTGAGAATTTCTAATTGTTATATTGATGTTGGCGATGATTGTATTGCGATAAAGGCTGGTACCGAAGAAACAGCAGAAAAAAGTCCATGTGAAAATATTTTAATTACTAATTGTAATATGATTCATGGTCATGGTGCGGTGGTTCTTGGCAGTGAAATGAGTGGTTGTATTCGTAATGTTACGATTACCAATTGTGTATTCCAAAAAACAGATCGTGGAGTAAGGTTTAAAACTCGACGAGGTCGAGGTGGAACTATTTCTGACATCACATTTAGTAATATCGTCATGGACGAAGTTCTCTCTGCGTTTGTGATGAACTATTACTATTATTGTGGCCCTAAAGGGAATGACCCAATTGTCTGGAATAAACAAGCTCTACCTGTCGATGTATCAACGCCGGCATGTCACAATATTAGTTTCTCAAACATTATTGCTAAAAATGTTCGTGCCTACGCCGGTTTTTTATATGGCATCCCTGAATCGCCAATTTCTAATATCTCTTTTGATAATATTCGGGTTTCAATGCAATTAAATGCACAAGCTGGTGAAGTCGATATGTTTAAAGATGTAAAACCAGAAGCAGGTAAAGGATTCTTTATTGAGAATGCTCAAAGTGTTTTGTTTAATAACGTTATTATTGATAATGTAGTCAGTGAGCCACTATGTATTAAAAATAGTCAAGATGTTCATGTTAATCAATCTTTTGTTAAGCAAGATGGTAAATTAATTAGCTTAAATGCTTAACCATGATATTTGAAATAACCGCTAGTTTATTATTAGCGGTTATTTTTTTATTTATTGGCTAATTGCATTTTTAGCTATTTTTTTAAGTCTTAAATCGAGATGTTTGACTCTTTTAATTAAATTGTAATTTTTATTCACCTCTCAGTAATTTAAATAACATACTGTTTATTAATGTTATTTCTACTTATTGCCAATTAAACCGTTTACTAAAAATAAAATTACTTTGAAGTTGATCACATTTATCCAATAAAGCCGTTAAAGCTAAATTTTTAGCTATTCATACTCAAATTAGTGCTTAACTCTTTATAGGATAAATTATGACAAGTGCATTTTATAAAAAACCAACTTATTGGTTTGCTTCGTTTTATAGCATTATGTATTACGCAGCTGGTAGTTTTGTTTTTTCTTTTTATGCAATATGGCTTAGTAAAGAGATTGGTTTAACTGCAAAGCAAACCGGTATCATCTATTCATTTAACTATTTTATTTCATTGATCATCATGATCATTTATGGTGTTTATCAAGACAAACTTGTGCTTAAGAAACACCTTATTTGGTTTCAAAGTATCATTATAACTTGTGCTGCACCTGCGCTAATTTATGTTTATGAACCACTATTGCGACATAATTTTTATGCTGGTGTTATTTTTGGTAGTTTCTTTCTTGGCTTTGGTTGGATTGCTGGTATGGGGTTAATCGACTCATACTGTGAAAAAATAAGCCGAGCATTTGATTTTGAATTTGGTCAATGTCGTACATGGGGATGTATTGCTTATGCAGCTGGTACGTTTGTCGCTGGTATTTTAATTAGTATTAATCCTCATCTTAATTTTTGGGCCGCCTCAGTTGTAGGTATCTGTTTTATGATACTCAATCTTAATTTCAAACCTGATTTAAGCAAATCATCTTCGCTAGTATTTCAAAAGAAAGAAAAGTTAAGTTTTAACGAAATTGTTTCAGTATTTGCATTGAAAAAGTTTTGGATATTTGTTGTTTATGTTCTCGGAACTTATAGCTTGTACAACATTTACGATCAACAGTTATTCCCAGTCTATTTTACTCAGCAATTTGAAGATGTGAATGATGGTTATCGCTTATACGGTATTTTAAATTCATTTCAGGTCTTTTTAGAAGCTGCGGTTATGTTTTGTGTGCCATTTGTGGTTAACAAAGTAGGGGCAAAAAATGCGTTAATCTTTGCTGCTTTTATTTCCGCTACGCGAATCTTCTTAACTGGGCATGTCGAAAGTATTGCTATTATTTCAGTAATAAAATTGATGCACTGCTTAGAAATCTCAACCATTTTAGTGTCAGTGTTTAAATATATTGATAATAATTTTAACGCTCGTCTCTCTGCTACCGTATTTTTAATAGGTTATCAAGTTGCTGGTTCTGTCGGCGTGATTTTGTTCTCTACCTTCGTTGGTAATTTCTATGATACTCATGGTTCAGCAACCACCTTTAATAACTTAGGTTTGGTGGTTTTAGCCTTTATGATTTTTGCAGTGTTCTTCTTAAGCCGTGATAAAAAGTCAGATAGTCCTAAGCTTG
This window contains:
- a CDS encoding UxaA family hydrolase, whose amino-acid sequence is MIKFIKINNKDNVGVALSDLEAHEENIVVDGLVIDLKEPVKQGHKFALNDIEQNDNIIKYGLPIGHATRFIKAGEHIHSHNLKTNLSDINDYQYQPRLSKNDLLHEIADKEVQIYRRNNGEVGIRNELWIIPTVTCINGIAEQIVKQFCDELNNQLDIDGITVLEHPYGCSQLGQDHQNTKTILQNLVKHPNAGAVLVIGLGCENNQVSEFKADLGEYDQSRVRFLIAQQETDEVEAALVHLRDLYAIMKQDKRQIGRLSELKFGLECGGSDGFSGITANPMLGLFSDYIVAHGGTSVLTEVPEMFGAENILMSHCVDESTFDKTVDMINDFKQYFISNNQPIYENPSPGNKAGGITTLEEKSLGCTQKAGGSEVIDVLKYGQMLTKHGLNLLSAPGNDAVATGALSAAGCHMVLFTTGRGTPYGGIVPTVKIATNTQLADKKTNWIDFNAGKLIQGVSMQSLLLEFIEHIALIASGEKTRNEINNFRNLAILKSGVTL
- a CDS encoding MFS transporter produces the protein MNEKKENKITWLVRFSYGSGNLIGSGALAISGAWLLYFYTTFCGLSVVQAALIFSIATYLDVILNPLMGFITDNFYQTKIGQRFGRRRFFILIGIPLMVIYPMLWIDGMGFWYYLITYILFEIIYTSIMIPFNTLPVEMTANFSERTYLTGSKAMFGKVANFLGAAIPGVFFYFYSKESATPFLLTGITYATIMMLALILLYCNSWEKPKDEVKDESVHSFFEAIKKLFIDILSTFRIKTFRTHLGMYLFGFGAEWLFTAVFTYFIVFSLGEPRSFVASMNSLSSICQLVSTAFFMMYCAKKGFKKPFIIALLIVVSSMIGYVGIYYFNLPHITWLVVGITIWFGLGTGGVYYIPWSVYVFLADVDEVVTNRRREGVYAGAMTMAGKLVRASIVFVLGMILSAYGFESKSHIQPQSAIDAINGIILYGVIGMALIGAFFAWRMKLDHATHSIIINEVARIRQGGKMEDVSPETRKVVEELSGINYEKCFGNNNIGFKQKTTKTE
- a CDS encoding glycoside hydrolase family 28 protein, encoding MTILSITDFGAIGDGKSINTLAFEKAIQHIDQLGGGTLVIPVGIYFTGAIRLCSNLTLVVEQGATLLFSDDEKDYPVVNSRWEGVKQDVYMPCIYGHNIKNVVITGNGKIDGNGQKWWHTFRHERSNLKYPRPYLIGFDFCERVTIEKVFLTQSPSWTVHPMESNNVVVDNISILNPADSPNTDGINPESCRNVRISNCYIDVGDDCIAIKAGTEETAEKSPCENILITNCNMIHGHGAVVLGSEMSGCIRNVTITNCVFQKTDRGVRFKTRRGRGGTISDITFSNIVMDEVLSAFVMNYYYYCGPKGNDPIVWNKQALPVDVSTPACHNISFSNIIAKNVRAYAGFLYGIPESPISNISFDNIRVSMQLNAQAGEVDMFKDVKPEAGKGFFIENAQSVLFNNVIIDNVVSEPLCIKNSQDVHVNQSFVKQDGKLISLNA
- a CDS encoding oligosaccharide MFS transporter, which codes for MTSAFYKKPTYWFASFYSIMYYAAGSFVFSFYAIWLSKEIGLTAKQTGIIYSFNYFISLIIMIIYGVYQDKLVLKKHLIWFQSIIITCAAPALIYVYEPLLRHNFYAGVIFGSFFLGFGWIAGMGLIDSYCEKISRAFDFEFGQCRTWGCIAYAAGTFVAGILISINPHLNFWAASVVGICFMILNLNFKPDLSKSSSLVFQKKEKLSFNEIVSVFALKKFWIFVVYVLGTYSLYNIYDQQLFPVYFTQQFEDVNDGYRLYGILNSFQVFLEAAVMFCVPFVVNKVGAKNALIFAAFISATRIFLTGHVESIAIISVIKLMHCLEISTILVSVFKYIDNNFNARLSATVFLIGYQVAGSVGVILFSTFVGNFYDTHGSATTFNNLGLVVLAFMIFAVFFLSRDKKSDSPKLEDNIKS